Proteins encoded in a region of the Cheilinus undulatus linkage group 8, ASM1832078v1, whole genome shotgun sequence genome:
- the LOC121513794 gene encoding stathmin-like, with protein MDSCGDIQVKELNKRASGHAFEVILSPCNMDTKEFPLSPMKKKETSLDEIKKKLDAAAERRKSQGAEVLKQLAEKQEHVKDVLQKALEESCNFKKMAQEKLNHKMETYEENRTAWMAALNEKFKEKDKKLEEVKKNKKAIQEREN; from the exons ATGGACAGCTGTGGGG ACATCCAAGTGAAAGAGCTAAACAAGCGCGCCTCAGGCCATGCATTTGAGGTGATCTTGAGCCCCTGTAACATGGACACAAAGGAGTTTCCATTGTCTCCTATGAAGAAAAAGGAAACTTCGCTGGATGAGATCAAGAAGAAACTGGACGCTGCAGCAGAGAGACGGAAG AGTCAAGGTGCTGAGGTGCTGAAACAGTTGGCTGAGAAACAGGAGCATGTGAAGGACGTCCTGCAGAAGGCCTTAGAGGAGAGCTGCAACTTTAAAAAGATGGCGCAAGAGAAACTCAATCATAAGATGGAGACATATGAAGAGAACCGCACTGCATGGATGGCAGCACTCAATgagaaattcaaagagaaa GACAAGAAGCTTGAAGAGGTGAAGAAGAACAAGAAGGCGATACAAGAAAGGGAGAACTAA
- the paqr7b gene encoding membrane progestin receptor alpha-B, whose translation MATVVMEQIGRLFINAQQLRQIPQLLESAFPTLPCTVKKVDVPWVFRERHILTGYRQTDQSWRYYFLTLFQRHNETLNVWTHLLAALIILVKWQEISETVDFLRDPHSQPLFIVLLAAFTYLSFSALAHLLSAKSELSYYTFYFLDYVGVSVYQYGSALAHYYYAIERGWHTKVQGLFLPAAAFLAWLTCFGCCYGKYASPEMPKFANKLFQVVPSALAYCLDISPVVHRIYSCYQEGCSDPVVVYHFYHVLFFLISAYFFCFPHPESLFPGKCDFIGQGHQLFHVFVVVCTLTQIEALRTDFTERRPLYERLHGDLAHDAVALFIFTACCSALTAFYVRQRVRASLHEKEQ comes from the coding sequence ATGGCGACGGTGGTGATGGAGCAGATCGGTCGCCTGTTCATCAACGCCCAGCAGCTGCGCCAGATCCCTCAGCTGCTGGAGTCGGCCTTTCCCACGCTCCCTTGCACTGTGAAGAAGGTCGATGTTCCCTGGGTGTTCCGTGAGCGTCACATCCTCACCGGCTACAGGCAGACCGACCAGAGCTGGCGCTACTACTTCCTCACCCTCTTCCAAAGGCACAACGAGACCCTCAACGTGTGGACCCACCTCCTGGCTGCCCTCATCATCCTGGTCAAGTGGCAAGAGATCTCAGAGACGGTGGATTTCCTGCGAGACCCTCATTCTCAGCCGCTCTTCATCGTGCTCCTGGCAGCCTTCACCTACCTCTCCTTCAGTGCTCTCGCTCACCTCCTTTCTGCAAAGTCTGAGCTCTCCTACTACACCTTCTACTTCCTTGACTACGTGGGTGTGTCTGTCTACCAGTACGGCAGTGCTCTGGCTCATTACTACTACGCCATCGAGAGGGGGTGGCATACTAAGGTGCAGGGGCTCTTCTTACCTGCTGCAGCGTTCTTGGCATGGCTCACCTGCTTTGGCTGCTGCTACGGAAAATACGCCAGTCCTGAGATGCCCAAGTTTGCCAACAAGCTGTTCCAGGTGGTGCCCTCTGCCCTGGCTTACTGCTTAGACATAAGCCCAGTGGTTCACCGCATCTACAGCTGCTACCAGGAGGGCTGCTCTGACCCGGTGGTGGTGTACCATTTCTACCACGTGCTCTTTTTCCTCATCAGCGCCTACTTCTTCTGCTTCCCACATCCGGAGAGCTTGTTCCCCGGAAAGTGTGACTTTATCGGGCAGGGCCACCAGCTCTTTCAcgtgtttgttgttgtgtgcACCCTGACGCAGATTGAGGCGCTGCGAACAGACTTCACAGAGCGCCGGCCATTGTACGAGCGTCTGCACGGTGACCTTGCACACGACGCGGTTGCACTCTTCATCTTCACTGCCTGCTGCAGCGCTCTGACCGCTTTCTACGTCCGCCAGCGTGTCCGTGCCTCTCTCCATGAGAAGGAGCAGTGA